A single region of the Nitrosomonas sp. Is79A3 genome encodes:
- a CDS encoding NADH-quinone oxidoreductase subunit A: MLENYFPILLFLVVGFLVGVVPMLCGWLLAPNRPDSEKLSPYECGFEAFEDARMKFDVRYYLVAILFILFDLEIAFLFPWAIVLDEIGMFGFIAMMIFLSILVVGFIYEWMKGALEWD; encoded by the coding sequence ATGCTTGAAAACTATTTTCCAATATTACTTTTTCTTGTTGTTGGATTTTTGGTTGGTGTTGTACCCATGCTATGTGGTTGGCTACTTGCACCAAATCGTCCTGATAGTGAGAAGTTATCGCCATACGAATGCGGATTTGAAGCCTTTGAAGATGCGCGAATGAAATTTGATGTGCGCTATTATCTGGTCGCAATTTTATTTATCTTATTTGATCTGGAAATTGCTTTTCTCTTCCCGTGGGCAATCGTACTTGATGAAATTGGAATGTTTGGATTTATTGCTATGATGATATTCCTGAGTATCCTGGTGGTTGGATTTATCTACGAATGGATGAAAGGAGCATTAGAATGGGATTAA
- a CDS encoding NADH-quinone oxidoreductase subunit C — protein MLTNYLEKLAESLRGVLGDKLISLQIRYGEVTINVRAEDILAASEMLRDSPTLIFDTLIDLCGIDYSTYGDALSEKNNFKNRRFAVIYHLLSVDHNHRLRIRVLAENNDFPVVNSVTEIWPVANWFEREAFDLYGIVFTGHPDLRRILTDYGFIGNPFRKDFPITGHVEMRYDAEQKRVIYQPVTIEPREITPLVIREENYGDCES, from the coding sequence ATGCTTACTAATTATCTGGAAAAGCTTGCAGAATCGTTGCGGGGTGTGCTCGGGGATAAACTGATCAGTTTGCAAATTCGGTATGGAGAAGTAACTATCAATGTGCGTGCAGAAGACATATTAGCAGCCAGTGAAATGTTGCGTGACAGTCCTACTCTGATTTTTGATACGTTGATTGATTTGTGTGGAATTGATTATTCGACGTATGGTGACGCGCTTTCTGAAAAAAATAACTTTAAGAATAGGCGCTTCGCCGTGATATATCATTTACTTTCGGTTGATCATAATCATAGATTGCGTATTCGGGTTTTAGCTGAAAACAATGATTTTCCGGTAGTGAATTCAGTCACTGAAATATGGCCTGTCGCTAACTGGTTTGAACGTGAAGCATTCGATCTTTATGGCATTGTTTTTACTGGACATCCCGATCTGCGAAGAATATTGACAGACTATGGTTTTATTGGGAATCCATTTCGTAAGGATTTTCCAATAACAGGTCATGTTGAAATGCGTTATGATGCGGAACAAAAGCGCGTTATTTATCAGCCTGTCACTATTGAGCCGCGAGAGATAACGCCGCTCGTGATACGCGAAGAAAATTATGGGGACTGTGAATCCTGA
- the tpiA gene encoding triose-phosphate isomerase: MRKKMVAGNWKMHGNLVENKQLLDAIVTGLNGLYKVNFFVCVPYPYLPSVQSILQNTNIAWGAQNLSQFERGAYTGEISASMLNDFECRYVIVGHSERRSLFGEDSQIVAEKYQAAQRAGITPILCVGESLEQREAGTTEQVIEEQLATVIKLAGVESLAKAIVAYEPVWAIGTGRTASPEQAQDVHSFIREGIAKQNVNIAKSLTILYGGSVKASNASALFDMSDIDGGLIGGASLVANDFVAICRALHQ, from the coding sequence ATGCGCAAAAAGATGGTGGCTGGTAACTGGAAGATGCACGGTAATTTGGTTGAAAATAAACAGCTACTCGATGCGATTGTTACGGGCTTGAATGGATTATACAAGGTTAATTTTTTTGTTTGTGTGCCTTATCCCTATCTACCGTCGGTACAAAGCATATTACAGAATACGAACATAGCTTGGGGTGCTCAAAATTTAAGTCAGTTTGAAAGAGGCGCATATACAGGAGAGATATCGGCTTCCATGTTGAATGATTTTGAATGCCGCTATGTAATTGTAGGACACTCGGAAAGAAGGTCATTATTTGGTGAAGATTCTCAAATCGTCGCTGAAAAATATCAAGCAGCCCAACGGGCTGGTATAACTCCTATCCTATGTGTAGGGGAATCACTTGAACAGCGTGAGGCGGGTACAACAGAGCAAGTTATTGAAGAGCAGTTAGCAACGGTTATCAAATTGGCAGGAGTCGAATCGCTAGCTAAGGCGATTGTCGCTTATGAGCCAGTATGGGCTATCGGTACGGGTCGAACAGCATCGCCGGAGCAAGCTCAAGATGTGCATTCTTTTATAAGAGAAGGTATAGCTAAGCAAAATGTAAATATAGCCAAAAGCTTAACTATTCTATATGGCGGAAGTGTCAAAGCAAGCAATGCATCAGCGCTATTTGATATGTCTGATATTGATGGTGGTTTAATTGGTGGTGCATCACTGGTTGCAAATGATTTTGTTGCGATATGTCGCGCTTTACATCAATAA
- the pstC gene encoding phosphate ABC transporter permease subunit PstC, with translation MAEESHNKIVHAGKLGYSFRRHLRERFIETFLFLSAVLSVAIMLAIIMMLVKESFVFFQHVSIWDFLTDTQWTPLFDDAHYGILPLVSGTVVSSLIALLVALPLGTIIAIYLSEFAPFTVREIAKPFLELLGGVPTVVYGYFALLFVTPLLQVIFPELPGFNLLSAGLVMGIMIIPYVSSMTEDAMRAVPMNLREGSYAMGATRFQTAIRVVMPAAFSGIAAAYILGISRAVGETMVVAIAAGMQPNLTWNPMEPAATITAYIVQVSLGDLPHGSIGYQTIFAAGLTLLLITLVFNIIGHVLRKRYREIY, from the coding sequence GTGGCAGAAGAGTCACACAATAAAATAGTTCACGCTGGCAAATTAGGATATAGCTTTCGTCGTCATTTGCGCGAAAGATTTATAGAAACATTTCTATTTTTGTCAGCAGTGCTTTCGGTTGCCATAATGCTTGCAATCATTATGATGCTGGTGAAAGAATCATTTGTATTTTTTCAACATGTATCTATCTGGGATTTTCTAACTGATACGCAATGGACACCATTATTTGATGATGCACACTATGGGATTTTGCCATTAGTTTCCGGTACGGTAGTGAGTTCTCTTATTGCGCTTCTGGTTGCTCTTCCACTAGGAACTATTATTGCAATCTATCTTTCAGAGTTCGCACCATTCACCGTACGTGAAATAGCAAAGCCATTCCTTGAACTGTTGGGGGGTGTGCCGACAGTTGTTTATGGTTATTTTGCATTATTATTTGTAACTCCGTTGTTACAAGTTATCTTTCCTGAACTGCCTGGTTTTAACTTACTATCTGCCGGATTAGTTATGGGGATTATGATTATCCCGTATGTAAGTTCGATGACTGAAGACGCTATGCGCGCAGTTCCTATGAATTTACGAGAAGGCTCTTATGCAATGGGGGCTACTCGTTTTCAAACGGCAATTCGGGTTGTTATGCCGGCAGCATTTTCTGGAATTGCGGCCGCATATATATTAGGTATATCACGCGCGGTAGGTGAAACAATGGTGGTTGCAATTGCAGCAGGGATGCAACCAAATCTGACATGGAATCCAATGGAACCTGCGGCAACAATAACAGCTTATATAGTACAGGTTAGCTTAGGTGATTTGCCTCATGGAAGTATTGGTTATCAAACCATATTTGCTGCGGGTTTAACTTTGCTGCTAATTACGCTTGTGTTTAATATTATTGGGCATGTATTACGCAAGCGTTATAGAGAAATTTATTGA
- the secG gene encoding preprotein translocase subunit SecG, with amino-acid sequence MEILVWAAHVLLAIALIVLVLLQHGKGADMGAAFGSGSAGSLFGASGSATFLSRATSFVAALFFATSMSLTYLSVNQTGSGKVMSIMDRIEESESGSEVELEKNSSLEKDRVIPEVEGNSKVNQIPE; translated from the coding sequence TTGGAAATCTTGGTCTGGGCAGCACATGTTTTGTTAGCGATTGCGCTAATCGTTTTGGTATTATTACAACATGGAAAAGGTGCGGACATGGGAGCTGCGTTTGGTAGCGGCTCAGCGGGCAGTTTATTTGGAGCAAGTGGTTCAGCGACATTTCTGAGCCGTGCAACAAGTTTTGTTGCTGCGCTTTTTTTTGCAACAAGTATGAGTTTAACTTATCTTTCTGTGAATCAAACTGGAAGTGGAAAAGTCATGAGCATCATGGATCGGATCGAGGAATCTGAAAGTGGATCTGAAGTCGAGCTGGAAAAAAATTCGTCTTTAGAAAAGGATCGTGTTATACCCGAAGTTGAAGGAAACTCAAAAGTTAATCAGATACCAGAGTAG
- a CDS encoding NADH-quinone oxidoreductase subunit B translates to MSIEGTLEKGFITTSLDSIINWGRTGSMWPMTFGLACCAVEMMETGASRYDLDRFGIVFRPSPRQSDVMIVAGTLCNKMAPALRKVYDQMAEPRWVISMGSCANGGGYYHYSYSVVRGCDRIVPVDIYVPGCPPTAEALLYGIIQLQNKINRTNTIAR, encoded by the coding sequence ATGAGTATAGAGGGAACTCTTGAAAAGGGTTTTATTACAACCAGCTTAGACTCAATTATTAACTGGGGACGTACTGGCTCCATGTGGCCAATGACCTTTGGATTGGCTTGTTGTGCAGTTGAGATGATGGAGACAGGAGCGTCACGTTATGATCTTGATCGATTTGGTATAGTGTTTCGGCCAAGTCCGCGGCAGTCCGATGTCATGATTGTGGCGGGTACATTATGTAACAAAATGGCTCCAGCTTTACGTAAGGTTTATGATCAAATGGCTGAACCGCGCTGGGTAATATCGATGGGATCGTGTGCAAATGGTGGAGGGTATTACCATTACTCATATTCAGTAGTACGTGGTTGTGATCGCATAGTACCGGTTGATATTTATGTGCCTGGTTGCCCTCCCACAGCAGAAGCTTTGTTATATGGCATTATCCAGTTGCAAAATAAAATAAATCGTACCAACACCATTGCACGATAA
- the pstB gene encoding phosphate ABC transporter ATP-binding protein PstB — protein MVWQFIYDIVCVKILSGKRIVQNNSDKKNVLRQFKSEVKNLNFYYGGFNALKKIDMVLHDKKITALIGPSGCGKSTFLRCFNRMHDLYPGNRYEGEIILHPDDVNILASNVDPIEVRMRISMVFQKPNPFPKSIYENVAYGLRVRGIKQRAILDEKVEVALRNSALWDEVKDRLHHLAFNLSGGQQQRLCIARALATDPEILLFDEPTSALDPIATASIEELITDLKNKVTILIVTHNMQQAARVSDYTAYMYLGELIEFNVTDTIFIKPQNKQTEDYITGRFG, from the coding sequence ATGGTCTGGCAATTTATTTACGATATCGTATGCGTAAAAATATTAAGTGGTAAAAGAATCGTGCAAAATAACTCCGACAAGAAAAACGTACTGAGACAGTTTAAATCTGAAGTAAAGAATTTGAATTTCTATTATGGTGGATTTAATGCGCTGAAAAAGATCGACATGGTGCTACATGATAAAAAAATTACAGCATTAATAGGGCCATCAGGTTGCGGTAAATCAACATTTTTACGTTGTTTTAATCGAATGCATGATTTATATCCCGGAAATCGATATGAAGGTGAAATTATATTGCATCCTGATGATGTAAATATTTTAGCGTCTAACGTTGATCCGATTGAAGTGCGGATGAGAATAAGTATGGTGTTTCAGAAGCCTAATCCCTTTCCGAAATCAATCTATGAAAATGTTGCTTATGGATTACGTGTTAGAGGGATTAAGCAACGAGCTATTTTGGATGAGAAAGTTGAGGTGGCTTTACGTAATTCAGCTTTATGGGATGAAGTAAAAGATCGCTTGCATCATTTGGCATTTAACCTGTCTGGGGGACAACAACAGAGGCTTTGTATAGCGCGTGCACTTGCAACTGATCCAGAAATATTGCTATTTGACGAACCAACTTCAGCGCTCGATCCAATAGCGACTGCCAGTATTGAAGAATTAATAACTGATTTAAAAAATAAAGTCACTATATTAATAGTAACTCATAATATGCAACAGGCTGCGAGAGTATCTGATTATACAGCTTATATGTACTTAGGTGAGTTGATAGAATTTAACGTGACAGATACAATATTTATCAAACCACAGAATAAACAGACAGAAGATTACATAACAGGTCGGTTTGGTTAA
- the pstA gene encoding phosphate ABC transporter permease PstA, which translates to MKNVNNLDEIRRIISLHKKWDFIFMIAGVFALMIAVMTFMALFAHMLIDGMPRLSWDFFTSFPSRKPESAGILSAWVGTTLVMLVTAVAAVPLGIGSGVYLEEYAPRNLLTEIIEINVTNLAGVPSIIYGLLALGLFVYQLGFGQSILAAGLALALLILPVVIVATREAIRSIPVTIREGAYALGATKWQTVSDHLLPYSSAGILTGIIIGLARAIGETAPIITIGALTFIAFLPPSPVKNEFPYVSIEWLTAPFTVMPIQMFNWVSRPEEAFQLNAAAAGLVLVVMTLAMNGLAIYLRYRMRKNIKW; encoded by the coding sequence ATGAAAAATGTTAACAATCTAGATGAGATTAGAAGAATTATCAGTTTGCATAAAAAATGGGATTTCATTTTTATGATAGCTGGTGTTTTTGCACTGATGATTGCAGTAATGACCTTTATGGCGTTATTTGCACATATGCTGATTGATGGAATGCCGCGTTTATCCTGGGATTTCTTTACGTCATTTCCATCACGAAAACCTGAGTCCGCCGGAATTTTATCGGCTTGGGTTGGCACTACTTTAGTTATGCTAGTCACAGCGGTTGCAGCAGTACCCTTAGGGATAGGATCGGGCGTTTATTTGGAAGAGTATGCTCCTAGAAATCTGTTAACAGAAATTATCGAAATCAATGTAACAAACTTAGCCGGTGTACCTTCAATAATATATGGTCTACTTGCATTAGGATTATTTGTATATCAACTAGGTTTCGGACAAAGTATTTTAGCAGCGGGATTGGCTTTGGCGCTACTGATTCTACCTGTTGTTATTGTAGCAACGCGTGAGGCGATTCGATCTATTCCCGTAACAATTCGAGAAGGCGCATATGCACTAGGAGCAACAAAATGGCAAACCGTATCGGACCATTTATTACCGTACTCATCGGCGGGAATTCTAACAGGAATTATAATCGGTCTGGCGCGAGCTATCGGTGAAACAGCGCCGATTATTACTATTGGAGCACTGACATTTATTGCATTTTTGCCGCCATCGCCCGTGAAGAATGAATTTCCATATGTTTCGATTGAATGGCTAACAGCGCCTTTCACTGTGATGCCAATACAGATGTTTAACTGGGTATCGAGGCCAGAAGAAGCTTTTCAACTGAATGCAGCAGCAGCGGGTTTAGTATTAGTAGTCATGACGCTTGCCATGAATGGTCTGGCAATTTATTTACGATATCGTATGCGTAAAAATATTAAGTGGTAA